The sequence atatatatatatatatatatatatatatatatatatatttaccctTATATTTCCaatttacatctctcattttttcaatatttatattgatgttacacatactttaagatcataaatatatataattatggagaaaatgatttgataatcatttaaaatgtatgtcaaactttttgtttcaagtattaacaaaagttacattcaaagtttaaaaacaatacccaaattaatatctatttgtttttgaaatattatatccaaacctattaatcattcaatatataaaaaaaatcaattaactgaaatctatatttttaaatacaagaaacttaaaaaatgaaattttttttcttttaaaatttaaatatccgaacccgattcAAAATaactgaatacgaattaaaaatacatgaactcgacccgaagtacagaaattcCTGAACGGGTTCTCTATCCCTATAttgaaatacccgaatgggtaTCCGAACGCCCTTAGTTCATAGCAAAAACACATTATTACCGAATTATGAATTTAGTCCGACTTGTGACAATTGGGTAGCGATCAAGGAAACCCAATGAATCATGACTTCTTAAACCTCTTTAGTAGTTAATGCAGAATCCATCTTTAGTCAGTTGACCTGGATTTAACCTCAAATCTGCagatttttattaattgttataaAGATTTATGTTTGGTTTGTAATCACTAGAAGTTGTAGGAAACATTTAATGATACGTGTTTTGTGCTTCTTCTGtgtttaattaaaatgtaaaaatgtttAATCAAAATAGCTTTGTAAGATCTCTATAAGTTATGTAGCTGGAAATATTTAAAGATATGAAATGacaaacatataatctaaatcTTTTTCTAAAACGAGAAAAACAGATGGAAAAACTAGCCGCATTGAGAATGTTGTTAACCTTAACGATTCTATGTTTCTTCTACAATGGAGTCCATGGAACAGCTTCTCTAGAGATTGATATGAAATTAAAGGCTCTTAACAAGCCTGCAATGAAGACGATCAAAGTATGAATTGGTTATGAATTCAAATATATTACCAATTGTATTATAGCGTGTATCTTCTTGTCTTTGATATCTCAGATCGATTATTTATTCATAGAGCGAAGATGGAGATATAATATATTGTGTGGATATCTATAAACAACCTGCTTTTGATCATCCCGCTTTAAGAAATCACAAGCTTCAGGTAAACAACTCTACTCACGTGCGCCATTTTGTTCATGCACACGCATGCACGAATCAAATACAACAAAAGAACTCTACAAGTTGTTTCTTTACGCGGTCTACATTTATGCATGCAGATGAAACCGAGTATGGAACTTGGTTCAAGGGAGACAAATAGTCCAAATGATGGGTCTTCAAAACTGGTTACATCCCAGATTTGGACCCAATCTGGTCAATGTCCGGTAGGAACAATACCAATTCGTAGAGTCAGTAGGGAAGACATAAGCAGGACCTCCTCACCATCTAGCTTTGGAAGAAAACCTCCTCACATATACAATACTCTAGAAAAAGCACACCAACACAAGGCTAATACCAATTCAACTGCTGGAAAAAAACACAACCCTCGTCCGAAAAACCGTTCGGTATGTAAATTATATGCGGTTGTTTCCTTTAATATATAGCTTGCGGTCTTGGTATACACTACAAAAAAGAATGATTATGGGCACAAAATTTATTGTACCTATAACCAATATTTTGTAGCTTGGTGATCAATAGCTACGCATAGAAACAATAAAATTTCTTAGCGTTTAGCTTATTTGATTTACATTAGTTATTAATTTGTATAGATGACACGATTAGCTTTTAACTTACATTTACTACAACAAATATCATTTCCATTCTTGACCAAAATATTATACTTCCCAGCCAGTAAATTAACTAAGATCTTCCTATGTTTAGCTAAACAAACTTCTTCTTTGTTGATGTGATATAGGAAGCAATGTTTTTCGCAGTAGGGTCCAACTATCTAGGCGCTCAAACCAATATAAATGTTTGGAATCCATCAGGAGTTCAAAAGAGCGACTACAGCTCCGCCCAAATGTGGTTGCTTGCTGGTCATAGAAGCTGGTTGGATGGTAACAAAAAAAGATTAGGCCTAGATATATTATAGCTTGCTTTAAATGTTAAACCGTTAACCAGTCACCATAAACTGTTCCCATATAACATTTTAGGTGAATCCACGTGTTTTTGGAGACAACCGCACACGGTTCTTTGCCTACTGGACCGTAAGTAACACTATGACATGACTGTAGACATCAAATTCACTTTTATGAATTTACAATTAGTCTTTGGAATTGAGTTTGCAGAAAGATGCCTACCGTAAAACAGGTTGCATCAACCTCTTATGCTCGGGCTTTGTGCAAACAAGTAAACATTTAGCCTTAGGAGCAGCGATAGAACCTGTTTCAAGTAGCGGGCATGAGCAATATTACATAACCGTTAAAATATAccaggtaatttttttttactaatatattcATCCTTCCAATTCTATGTACTCTTTTATAGTATTTAGTATCTGGTGAGCATTATTCTAACCCTGATGCTCTATCTTGGACCGTGTTTCCAGGATTTGCAGAGCAAGAATTGGTGGCTGGCGAGCCACGACAACGTGTATGGATACTGGCCAAGTGCAATCTTTAAACACCTACCACAGGGTGCCACCGCCGTGCAGTGGGGTGGAGAAGTCTATAGTCGTAACGTGAGGAAAAAGCCACACACCAAAACTCCAATGGGAAGTGGAGAGTCGCCAATTCAACTCTTTGGCAAGGCTTGTTACCACACTTTCATAAGGATTAAAGACGCTTCCATGCAGCCCAAGTATCCTATGCCCCTTGCCGAGTTCTCGGATGAGAACCAGTGTTACACTACGATTCTCCACAAGGAAACAAACGTGTCGGAGCCGTATTTATACTTCGGAGGGTCTGGTCAGAGTCCTCTCTGTCGTTGACCTCAGTCTTCAGTTTCATAGTTTGCTCATGACTTGTCTGATCTAGAAAGAATAAAAGAGATTGTTAAATTATAAGCTTATGAAATCTGAAAATTATAATAAGAATGATCAAACACTAAGGACTAATCGTTGATGATGAACTAACGTAGAAAGTCAAATGGCGAATTTAAATGTTGGATTTCgtagaaaataaaacatcacACACAATAGGTTCGGTTTTAAATTAAAACCACTTTttgtatttcggttcggttttaattGATTCGATTTTACCGGAATGAACACTCCTacacaatatgaaataaataaatcaaatccGTTTTGGAATTTGACAGTTTTCTTAAACATTTTTGTACccattatattgttttaaaaataaaaaaaaatagagagaaaaTGTGCAAAATTAATGGCcgtataaatacaaaaaaaatattgctgAAAACCATTCACAGatctaataaaaatttaaactaattggttaaataaaatcaaaatttataggAAGTGTGTATTTACTTGAAAAGGTCCTTTTCCGATAGCGATACAAGTCTCTGCCTAAAATAAAGATTAATTAGGAAAGCTAGATGCTTTTtgcaaaataacaaataatatataaataaataaaactatgtgCGTTACATTGTTTTGGCGAACGGAAACAAATCAAAAAGCAAAATCGTGTCCCGTCTCCCTCATTCTCACCTCAAAAATCGAATCGAAAACCGGTCTGAAATGGTTAACCGGAGTCAGCAGAGCCTCTTCCTCATCGGATCTCCCGACGAGACCGATAAGATCAAGCGAGCCGAAACCTCCCAGCaaggtcttcttcttcttctcctccttttGTCTTATTAATTTTCCTTTTACAATCTCGCCacagtgaaaaaaaaatgattttgattATTCTGCAATCGTGATGTAGCCGGAGCTATTGCCGGAGCTAAGGCAGCCGCCGTTGCCGCCGTGGCTAGTGCGATTCCCAcggtaatctttttttttttcataaaggATTATAATTGATTCTAATTAGTTTATAGATTGGTTTAGATTCATAAAGTTACAttctttataataaaatatgaaaaattgaaACATAAAGGCTTCGCCTTTGTTTAACAGTTGGCTGCGGTTCGTGTCTTCCCATGGGCTAAGGCTAACCTCAACTACACTGCTCAGGCTCTCATTATATCTTCAGGTTAGTTCTCTATCAACTCTTACAAGTAGAAAAAGATACAAGCTTTAACATGAATGTAATGTTCttgtattgttttcttttgtgaaaTGGGTGATGATTGGAAACAGCATCCATCGCTGCGTTCTTCATAACTGCGGATAAAACTATTCTACAAGGTGCAAGGAGGAACACCGAGGCTCAAATGAAGAAAGTTCAGCAAGAGTCTAAGTAAACTTCTTTATTATCATCATGTAACTCAAATCAGTGACACATCTTTATGCTTCTCTGTATGCGTTTTGCTTTGGTtctaaataagagatataacgAGTTTATAAAAGACCATTTTCATGCACTTATTCTCTCTTTGTTTGGTTAGTAGTTAATACTCTTTCTTTCCACAAAAATAGATCAGAcgtagaaaataatttatttcacAAAGATAGTTGagtttattgaattactattggctATAAGTTATTGGAAATTGACAATTACAAAAAagtaatatgtttataatatttgttattgtgttttattaatatatgttacaacttacaacaaGAGAATAGCTGCTTGAAGCCTTTGCTTTGGATAATACAAAACATGAGTaccaaaaaaaacctaaaaggTTTCTAAATACATTTGTACACACACTATCAAAAAAGTAGCAACCTCAAAGCTGTGGTTATTGATTACACAACACCTAgttcttcatcttctaacttgtcatgtCGCCTAATCAACTAAGTAGTAGTGCCGTACTGGTGCTTTATTGTACACACTCTCTAGCTCCAAACAGTAGCAACCTTCAAGCTGTGATTATTGATTTATACAAAACCTAGTTCTTCATCCTCTATCCTTTTACTTGTCCTCCTACCAGATAAACTAACGAGTAGAGGCGCCTCATGTGCCTCTGTTGCAATCTTTTTTGTCTCCCCATGTACTTGTTGGCGAAGCATATATAAGACCTCCTTCATGGTAGGTCTGTTACCAGGCAG is a genomic window of Brassica napus cultivar Da-Ae chromosome A2, Da-Ae, whole genome shotgun sequence containing:
- the LOC106380080 gene encoding early nodulin-93, which codes for MVNRSQQSLFLIGSPDETDKIKRAETSQQAGAIAGAKAAAVAAVASAIPTLAAVRVFPWAKANLNYTAQALIISSASIAAFFITADKTILQGARRNTEAQMKKVQQESK